One Nitrospiria bacterium genomic window, TTAAAAAGATTTCTCCAAAAATTCCTAAAACAACAAAGAGGATGATCGCATAACCCCGGTGAAGGAAATTCTCCTCACTTTTAAGACTTAATAACATAACGACAAACAGATAGAGAACTAAAATCGCTCCCGCATAAAGAATCACCTGTACAACAGCAACAAATTCCGCATTCAGGATCACAAAAAACCCGGCGACATGAAGGAGCATAGTCAGGAGGGACATTCCGCAATGAACCGGGTTTCGAAGACTGACGGTCATGATGGCGGTAAGGATGGTAATGGTGGCGCAGTAATAAAAAAACAGGGAAGTCGGGGTCACTTCCTTTTATTCCTTTCGCGACAGTACTGAGAAGGGAAATTTGTAGCGGTATTCCAGACTGGCTTGATCTTCTTTTTCCTGATCATGAGCCACAAGATACTTTTTCGCATCTACCATTAATTGATCACCGATAGCATAAAGCTTATCCTTGTCAAAAATCAGGTCCCGCTTATTATCCGTTGAGTAATCATACATCTTGGTCATCGCCAAAGCGTTGACCGGACACGCTTCCACACAGTAACCACAAAACACACACTTGGTCATGTCGATATAGAATTCCGTAGCAATCCGCTTCAAGGGCATGGTTTTATCTTCTTCGCTGACCACCTTGATACATTTGGAAGGACACGCCGCTTCACACAAATCACACCCAACACAGCGTTCAACCCCATCCTCATAACGAAGAAGACACAGCGCTCCTCGATGGGTATCCGGAAGTGAAATTTTTTCGTGAGGATATTGGAGAGTGACGGGTTTGACGAACATGTGTTTAAACGTTAACACATGGGCCTTCAAAATTTCGGTCATTAAAACATTTTTAAAAAATTCCTTAATACTCACGCCTTCTCTCCTCCCTTATCTTCTTGAGGGTCAGGGGCCACCGCGGCCACACTTTCTTCTGGCTGTGATTTGGGGGGAGCATCAGCGGTTTTGGTCAAAGAAACCCGTGCCGATTTAAAATAGGGAACGCCGGTTAGGGCATCCACCTCGCAGGCAAAAAGATCCTTAACCGGGGGATCGTTAAAATGTTCCGGGTAAAATAAAAGCCCTTCCGGAAGCATGGCATCCACCTCCACCACCAGTTCCACACTTCCATTTTCGGAATCCATCCGAACCCGAGCCCCATCCCCTAATTGAAGACGTTCACTGTCCGCGGGGTTGATACGCAGGAAATTCTTTGGATAAATTTCCATTAACCCCTTATCCCTTGTGGAAAGCTTTCCTGAATGGTAAAGAATTTGTCCCATAACCAGGTGGTATGGATATGACCCGGGAGGGGTAGAAGGAACGAGTTGATATCTCTCCATGATTCCCTCATGAAAAGCGCCCGAGAGATAAGAAGAGAGGGATCGCCGATTTTTCTTTGAATGGCCTTCATAATATTGAGGAACTAATCCTTCAATTTCCTTCTGAATTTCATCGGACTCCAGATATTCCATGGGGTATCCCATTGCACCTGAAAGCTCAGAGAAAATCTGCCAATCTGCCCGACTTTCCCCAACAGGATCCATTGCCTGTTTGACGGGGAGAACCATTCCGGTCATTCCTGTAAAGGTTCCGGTTTTTTCAATATAGGTGCAGGCAGGAAGAACCACATGAGCCAGTTGACCGGTTTCGGTCAGAAAAGGGTCCTGTACGATAATGAATTCGACCTTTTCAAGGGCCTCCTTGACATTGACCGAAGCAGGCAATGTTCCCAAAGGATTTTCACCCACCAAATAAAGGGCCTTAATTTCCCCCTGTCTGGCTTTTTCGATGATTCCCATTAAATGGGACCCGCTATGGGTCGGAAGTATCTCTCCCCAAGATTGTTCGACCTTGTCTCGAAGATTGACATCGCCATAGGGAACCTGACCGGGTAAAAATTCAGAAGTTGCCCCCATGTCTACCGCCCCTTGTTCGTTATTCTCCTCACACAAAGGGATAATCCCACAACCGTCACGATCCAATTTTCCAGCAAGGATTGCCAAATCCATCAGGACTTTCATATTCTCAAACCCTCGATGGGTTTTGAGAATGCCTTCTCCAACAAAAAGGACAGCACTCTCTGTTTCCAAATAAAGTTTTGCAACCTCTAAAAGGGTTTCACGGGGAATTCCGGTGTGCTCTACAACCTGCTCCAAAGAGATGCTTTGGACCGCATCCCTCAATTTGGAGACAGGACCATCCGACTTCCCCGCCACCGAGGAATCCCCAAGGTTTTCTTCAATAAGAATTTTAACCAAACCACGAATGAACCATCCTTCTGATCCTGGTTTTATCGGAAGATGATGGCTTGCAAGTTCGGCCAAATTGGTTTTCATGGGATGGACCACAACAACCTGTGCTTTGTACCTCCGCAGGGCTTCTTTTACGCGTAAGCCAATGATGGGGTTGGTCTCTGTGAGATCCGACCCGATGACCAAAATCGTTTGAGCTTTGGTTATCTCTTCATATGATAACCCCTGGGTTCCAAATTGCGCGATGGGGGATAATGCCCGCACCGCATTCATATGCCCGTAACGCGCAGAACTATCAATCCGATTAGAACCCAAGGCAACCCGCATAAATTTCTGAAACAGGTAGAGATCTTCATTGGTGCACCGAGCGGAAATTAGTCCCGCAATGCTTTTCCCTCCGTATACCGCCTTGATCTCCGATAAGCGTTTGGAGACCATTTCGGTAGCGTCCCACCAGGAGGTTTCTTCCAATTGGTTATTGGTTTTAATTAATGGAACCTGAAGACGCTCTGGGCTGGTGATGTACCTAAATCCGTAACGGCCTCGAACACAGATTCCACCATGGCCCGATTTTGTGGACTCCCGTTCACCCCATTTTTCTGTCCAAGAAAGAGGTGAATCCACCTGGATGACTTCTTTCTCCTCTTTAATATTGAGGATGATCTGGCAGGCATCGGGACAAAAGTTACAAGTGGTTTGGGTCTTCACCAACTGCCAAGGCTTGAATTTATATTTTGAATATTTGTCAGTAATGGCTCCCACGGGACACACGGTCATACAATCACCGCAAAACTCACAGAACAGGGGTACATCCCCATGGGCGACGACATGGGTCTGCCCGTCTTTTTTCATAAAACGGAGGGCATCCACCATTTGAACCTCTTTACAAATATTAATGCACTGTCCGCAGAGAATACATCGTTCCATATTAAAATCCAGGACGATGCTCCGGGTGTCTTCGGGAATTCCCTTTTGCTTGACGGGACCAATGGAACCGATACCAAAATTAAACGTCATGTCCTGTAATTCACAATGGCCATCTGCATCGCAAACCGGGCAATCCAAGGGGTGTGTGGTCAGGTGTTTTTCAATGGCCTTTTTTTGGGCCTCAAAAAGCTCGGGGGTACCTGTGGTCACCACCATCGGCTCTTTCACAGGGGCCGTACAGGATCGAACGGGCATTTTTTTTCCTTCTACCCCCACCAGGCATATTCCACAGGACCCGAAGGGTTTGAAGGTATAATGGTAACACATGGCCGGAAGAATCTTCCCCATACTGGTAATCACGTCATAGAGGGACGTTCCCTTTTCAGCCATGACCTTCTCACCGTCAATGGTGCACTCAATCATCTCTTTTTTACCTAGATTGATGAGCTGTTCTGCCATTTAAAAAACTCCATTAAAACTAACGATCACATTCACCCATGACGATGTCATAGGTTCCAAAAATGGTAACAATATCGGCGATCATATACCCCTTTGCCATAAAATCAAAGGCCCCCATATGAATAAAGGATGGGGCCCTGATTTTCAAGCGGAAAGGTTTGCCGGACCCATCACTGACAATGTAAAAACCAAGCTCCCCCTTGTGGGCCTCGGTTCCACAATAAATTTCTCCTTTTGGAGGCCTCATTCCCTCACTATACAGTTTAAACTGGGCAATCATGCTTTCAAGATTGTTAAAAACCCGCTCTTTGGAAGGAGCCACCACCTTCGGAGAATCGGCCTTTATGGGGCCTTCGGGAAGCTGATCCAGACATTGACGAATGATTTTACAGCTTTCTTTGAGTTCCTCAATTCGGATCCAATACCGGTCGTAAGTATCCCCGTTTTTTCCAAGAGGAACATTCCATTCCACTTTATCGTAGGCACCGTAAGGCTCCGCTTTGCGAAGATCATAATCTACCCCCGATCCCCGAAGCGTGGGGCCACTCAAACCGAAACTAATGGCATCTTCAGCGGAAATCACCGCAATATGTTTTGTCCGCGCAATCCAGATCCGGTTGGTTTCCAGCAAGGTATTGTACTCCTCGATCTTGGGGGGAAAATAATCCAAAAACTCATACAGCTCCTTGAGCAGCGAGGGCCGGATGTCACTTTCCACCCCTCCGATGCGATACCAACTGGTGGTCAAACGGGCCCCGCAAAGCTGGTCAAACCAGTCCAGCAAAATCTCCCGTTCTCGAAAAGTATAGAAAAAAACGGTCATGGCTCCAATATCGAGGGCCTGAGTCCCAAGCCAAAAAAGGTGCCCAATGATGCGTTGTATTTCAGCAACAATGGTTCTTAGGTATTCACACCTCTCGGGAACCTTTAAATCGTAGAGTTTTTCCACCGCACGGACATACGCAAAATTATTGTACATCGCACACACGTAATCCAACCGGTCCGTATGAGGGATAAACTGCATGTAGGTACCATCCTCGGCAAGCTTCTCCACCCCGCGATGAAGAAAACCCAAAACCGGGGTGGCCCTTACAATCCGCTCTCCCTCCAGCTCTAAAATCACCTTGAGGACCCCATGGGTGCTGGGATGCTGGGGTCCCATGCTCAGCATGAGCTCCTCCGTTCTCAACAGCGGAAGCTGAGACTCCTCCCCAAGCACAACCCCTTCAGGTAATTCGGCTGTTGGTGGTTCAAACCGGTGGTCGGCCATTCAATCTCCTATTGGTTGCTTGGCTTCTGCATAAATTCAAAGGTATCGCGCCACCCTCTTCCCCTCATGGGAAAATCTTTCCGCAAGGGATATCCCTCATTATATTCATCGGGAAGTAGAATCCGTGTGAGATTGGGATGATGAAGAAAGCGTATCCCCATCATGTCGAACACCTCCCGTTCCATAAAATCGGCCCCCTTCCATAAATCCGTCACCGAATCAATGGAGCAGTCCTCTTCTGCGACCCGGGCTTTCACGCGGATTCGCCGGCGTTTTCGAATGGAATAGAACTCATAGACCACTTCAAACCGTTCCTTTTGTCCAAGGTAATCCACGGAGCTGACATGAACGATATAGTCAAAATCCATTTCCGGGTCATCGTGCAAATACTGGCATAGAGCATGGAACCCATCTTTTTTCACCTGCACCGAAAGATCCCCCCGATAATCACTCCAAGAAACAAAATATTCAGAGAATCTCTGTTGAATTTTTTCTACAATAGGATTTATTTCACTCATACTTTTTTCTCAAAAACCCTTCTCTCCATAATCTTCTGTTGTAACTTCAAAACCCCATCGAAAAGGGCTTCCGGTGTCGGAGGGCAGCCCGGAACATAAATATCCACAGGAACAAAATGATCCACCCCCTGAACCACAGCATAGGTATCATAAATATTACCGGAGGTGGCACAAGAACCCATGGCAATTACATATTTGGGCTCGGGCATCTGATCATATACCTTCCGTATTACCGGTGCCATTCGCCTGCAGACTGTCCCTGCCACAATCATGAGATCCGACTGCCGGGGAGAACCACGAAAAACCCCTGCCCCGTACCGGTCCATGTCATAACGAGAAGAGACCGCCGCAATCATCTCAATGGCACAACAGGCCAACCCGAAAGTCATGGGCCAAAGGGAGCTTTTTCTGGCCCAATTGACTGCGTTTTCAAGTGTGGTTATGATAAATCCAGGATCCCCGCTTTTTGATTCCGAAATTCCTTGGATTTGGGTTAATCCCATTCGTAGGCTCCTTTCTTCCAAGCATATCCATACCCTAATACAAAAAGGAGAATAAAAATAATCATCTCTAGAAACCCAATAAATCCAAGATTATCAAAAACAATGGCCCAAGGATATAAGAAAATGATTTCCACATCAAAAATGACAAAGAGCATCGCAATTATGTAGTAACGAACAGGAAAAGGCATGCGTGCGTCGGAAATAGGCTCGCTTCCGCATTCATAAGGGGTAAGTTTTTCGACGTTGGCAACTCGAGGTTGGCCCCAATAACTCAGGACCAGTGTGCCCACCGCAAAGACAAAAACTGCGAAGATAAAAACTAAGACAGGAAAATAATTTCCTAAGTAGCTGGAAAAGGCTGCATTCGCTTCCATGAAGAGCCCTTTTTATTAATAAAATCAATAAACTGTTGATTTTAATAAAAATTGCCCCGAAAAACCCTTTGGGGCAAAATACCTCTGTATTTTCACACTCTTAAATAGAAAAGTCAATTGGGGAAAGGAACTAATTCAGCCCATGGAAGATATAGGTTAAATGTTCAAATGAAGTAGGCCAAAAGACCTATATCCTGAAAAACGGTTTTTCCCGGATTATAAAAGTTTATTTTTCAAAAAGTGCTACCCCTGGCCAAATTAATGATTTGAAAAAAAATTTGATTATGGGAAAAGGTTTATATAAAATGTGGAATTCGTTAAATTTATTCCATTTTGAACCCTCATTGAAACCACGGGAACCCAACCATGAATACAATGGCCCCCGCTGAAATGATCCAAATCCTGAAACAAAAAGGGTTTAATTTTTTTACCGGGGTTCCCTGCTCGCTTTTCGGAGACACGTTTAGCCTCCTTCATCAGGAAAAGGAAATGCCGTATATCCCCGCTTCCCGAGAAGATGAAGCCGTTGGAATCGCCTGTGGTGCCTATATGGGAACACGGCTTCCCGTGGTCCTCATGCAAAACTCAGGACTTGGAAATTGCCTCAATGCCTTAACTTCCCTCTCGCTGATTTATAAGATTCCATCTCTACTTTTGATTACCTGGCGGGGTGAAGGAGGGAAGGACGCACCTGAACATATTGTAATGGGGGAAGCCTGTACCAAAATTTTGGATGATATCGGTATTCCCCATCGGAACCTTTCCCCTGAAACCTTTGAAAAGGATTTGGATTGGATTCTCTCTATTTTTGAACGGAAACAAATTCCAGCGGCCCTTTGGGTTCGAAAAGGAATTTTATGCTGACCCGAACACAGGCGCTTTTAACCATTTCCGAAAACCTGACCAGCCAACTGGTCATCCATTGTAACGGATACATCGGACGGGAATCCTTTACACTCAAAGACCGCCGGGAAAACTTTTACATGATTGGTTCCATGGGCCTGGCCTCCTCCATTGGTTTTGGTTTGGCCCTCTCCAATCCCCGGAAAAAAGTTATTGTGTTAGACGGGGATGGAAATGTATTGATGAATTTAGGGGCCCTATCCACTATTGGGGTTTTTCAACCGCAAAATCTCACACACATTGTTTTGGATAACGGGGTGTATGGCTCCACTGGAAACCAACCCACACTTTCTTCAAAAATAGATTTAGCCAAAATGGCCATGGCAGCGGGCTACCGTTGGATGAGTAAACCCAACACCATTGAAGAATTGGTCCAAGCGTTCGAGAAATCTCAATCCACCCCAGGCCCTTGTTTAATCCACATCTTAATTCCCCCCACCACCGATGAAACCGGCATCGGACGGGTGACATATACACCAGAGGAGATGACCCGACGGTTAAGGTCCGTGGTGGCAGGACATTAAACATGATTTCCCCTGTTTCACCTTTTATAACCTTTTGACCCTCTCAATAACCCCATGAAAAAAAACATCCTTTTGAATCCAGGCCCCGTCAACACATCTCCCCGGGTCCAGCAGGCTTTATTGAAGGGGGATATGTGTCACCGGGAGGAAGAGATTTTTCATTTGCTCCAGACCATCCGCAAAAATGTCCTCCAAGCTTTTGCCCCCGATGGAGGTTATGGCATCGTATTAATCCCCGGTTCAGGAACCGCCGCTATGGAATCAGCAGTTTCTTCCTGTTTGAGTCCCGGGAAAAAGATGCTCATTGTTAATAACGGCGTCTACGGAGCACGGATTTTAACCATGACCAAAAGTTACGGTTTTTCCACCGTCGAAGTTCAATCCTCATGGTTGAAACCACCTGATCTTTCCAAAATAGAGAAGCATTTATCAGAGGATCCTTCCATCGAAGTCGTGGCCATGGTTCACCATGAAACCACCACCGGGTTAATCAATCCCATCACCCGTCTTGGAGAACTGGTTCATCAATATCAGCGGACCTTCCTGGTGGACTCCGTTAGCGGGCTGGGGGGCGAAGAAATTGATTTAAAGAAAAGCCATATTCAATTTTGCGGGGGAACGGCTAACAAATGCATCCAGGGGTTTCCGGGTCTATCGTTTGTCCTAATTCAGGAAAACCAGGTGGACCGGGTGCTTTCTTTCCCGAAGCGTTCCCTTTATTTAAGCCTTTCCACCTATCTTCAAAACGGCCGGTCCCACATCCCTTTCACTCCCCCTGTTCAAATCGCCTATGCATTTTCCGAAGCACTTGAGGAGCTTTTAGAAGAAGGGGTCATCCATAGAATTTCCCGTTATAAAGACGCCTCCACATTACTTCGGGAGGGCTTTAAAAACCTAAACTTAGACCTTTTGCTTCCTGAGGGCCTCCGATCCAATACCATCACCAGTCTCAAATTCCCAAAAGGGATGACCTATAAAACCCTCCACGACCAACTTCGAGAAAAAGGGTTTATTATTTATGCGGGCCAGGGTAAGTTGGAATCGGAAATATTCCGTGTGGCCAATATGGGCCACCTTACCCAGAATGACTTTAAACACTTTTTGAATGCGTTAGAGGAAACCCTAAAAGGAAGGTCATGAGAGCAATTATTCTTGCCGCGGGCAAAGGAAAGCGCCTTGTAGCGCTCACACAACATTGCCCAAAATCTCTTATTCCCGTGGGAGGGGTTCCCATTCTTTCAAGGTTCTTAGGGGCTCTGGAAGCCGTCGGGATTAAAGACATCGTCATTGTGGTGGGGTACCTTGAGGAGAAAATGACGCAGTTTATCAAAGATTCCCACCCCCATCTCAACATTCAAACAACGGTCAACCCGGATTATCTGCGGGGAAGTATCTTATCCCTATGGGCGGCCCGGGAATTCTTCAATGATGACCTTTTGATCATGGATGCGGATGTTCTCTTCCCTAAACAATTTCTATCCATGCTGATCCAGTCCCCTCACCCTGATCTCATGTTATTGGATCAATCGGTACAAAGCCACGGAGAAGAACAGATGCTTTTGATAAAAAACAACCGTGTCATCGATTGCACCAAAAAAGTTCAGGGGAAAGGCCCCGAGGATTTCGATCTGATGGGAGAAGGCATCGGTTTTTTGAAAATTTCCCGTTCATCGTCCGAAAAACTGAAACAGATTATTAAAGATTTTGTAAAACAGGGTGAGGTGGACATGGAATATGAGGACACCTTTCATTCTTTTTTTAATGAAGTGGACGTAAAATTCCTGCCGGTGGGGGGAATGCCATGGACGGAGATCGACTTTCCGGAAGATATTCAAAAGGCCGAAAAATCAATTCTTCCAAAACTTTTAAAATATGAGCAGGAACACCCTCTTTGGAACACCTGAAAAGCCATCAGAAAATTCAGACGGCAGTTGTGTATCTGCCTCCATTTTCTCTTCTGGATAAAAACCAGGCAGAGGACCCCTGGCCCTCTCCCGATATAAAGCTTTTAGGCCTTCCATTATTAAAAAGGTCCTTATTATCACTTTATAAAGCCGGAATCTCTCGATTTTTTGTCTTATCCAAATTCCCCTACCCTCAAACTCAAACCGATATCGATAAAGATATCCGGCTCAATGGAAAGGTCACCTGGATCGTTCAAGGGTCTCCCACATTGCCTGAAAAAAGCATACCTGGCCACGAACCCCTTCTCCTGGTGGGATTAAATGTTCATTTTCTTTGGGGGTTGGCCAAAGAGCTTTGCCATTGGGATTGCGGAACCGACACTTGGATTGTCACCATCCCTGATAGAGGGGCTTCCAACAGTCTGATTCCTTCTGAGATACTTGTCCTTCCTCGAGAAAAATTCAAGGAACCCCCTTTATTAGATCTTGAGACACTGGCCCATAAAATAAAGGATGGAAGGGTAAAAACCTTTCTTGCAAAACCCGAACATCTTTGCTATCCCATAGAAAGCCCCTCTTTTCTTCAAATAATTGAAAAGGAACTTTTAAACAACTTGGGAAGCCCCCTGGACGGAATGGTGGATACCTACCTCAACCGCCCCGCATCAAAAATTCTTACGCGTTTTTTTCTCAAAACACCCATCACCCCCAATCAGATTACCCTTCTTTCCTTCATTATTGGGATTTTGGCAGCCATTGGCTTTGCAATGGAAGGTTATTTCAATTCCATTTTGGGTGCCTTATTGTTTCAATTTTCCTCCACGGTGGACTGCTCCGATGGAGAGGTCGCCCGTCTGAAATTTATGGAGTCCCCTTTTGGTAAATGGTTAGATATCACATTGGATAATATTGCCCATCTGTTGATATTCTCCGCCATTACCTGGACGGCCATTAGGCAAAACCCCGATGGGGGTTTTCTTCAATGGGGCCTTCTTTCTTTGATTGGAATCTCTCTTTCATTCATATCAGTTATTCTTTCAATACGGTTACAGGACAGGACCTCCTCCCTGAACCAAACAGATCAAAACGGTTGGGCCATTTTTTTAATGAATAAATTCATTGCCATGATGGCCAACCGAGATTTTTCTTTGATTGTTTTGATATTGGCTTTGGTAAATAGTCTTCCCTGGCTCTTGATCCTCGTAGGGGCAGGATCCAATCTCTTCGGCCTTTTTTTGTTGGGATTGTTTCTTACGGCTAGGAGCCAGCAAAACGTTTGTCTAAAAGAAAAAGAAATTAAAAAGGAAAGCCCTCAAACGTAATTAGAAAAGGATTTCGTACCGTCTACATGGCCAAACACTGGAATAAAATTAGACTAACGCTTCTTACTCTGGGAATCATTGCCCTGATCCTCATGATCTACCAAATCGGTCCTGGCATTATTTTCAATGAGATCAAAAGTTTGGGGTTTGCCTTAATTATTATTTTTATCCCCTATTTAATCAGCTACTCTTTTGATACTCTGGGATGGAGGGCTACCCTTGGGGAGAACAAAAATAAATTATCATTCCTAAATCTTTTTCTTTCCCGATGTGCCGGCGAAGCAGTCAATTATATTACCCCTTTTGCTTTCGTGGGGGGTGAACCGGTCAAAGCTTATATTCTGAAGCGCTTTCATATTCCTCTAGTACAAGGGTTGGCTTCCGTTGTGATTGCAAAAACAACATTGGTCATCTCTGAAATTATTTTTATTTTGATGGGATTGATCCTTGCGGTATTTAAAATTGAAGGATCGGGGCCTCTTCTTTCGGTTTCCCTTCTACTGCTGTTGGGAGGAATCATCGCCATAGGTCTTTTCTTTTTGGCTCAAAAGAGAGGCCTATTTATGGGAACCCTCTCCCAATTGGAAAGGTTCAAAATCAAATTTCAGATTCTTAAAACCCGGGAAGAAAAAATCCGTTCTCTGGATCAAGCCATTTCCAATTTCTACAACCACGACCAAAAAGGGTTTTATCAATCCATCACCTTTTCTCTTTTCGGGTGGTTTGCAGGGGCCTTTGAAATTTATGCGCTTCTTTACTTTCTGGGAATTCCCATCGGGATTAGTGAAGCCATCATCATTGAAGGCATTGCTTCGATTGTAAAAAGTGCAGCGTTTTTTATTCCCGGAGCTATAGGAGCTCAGGAAGGAGGGAACCTTTTAATCTTCGCGGCTTTTGGATTGGCCGCCAGTACGGGCATCACATTCTCTTTGGTCCGGCGGATTCGGGAACTCCTGCTGATCGGGGGAGGTTTATTGGTTTTAAGCAAACACGAAATTAAAGTTTCTTCCCAATCCCCTCTCTCCGAAAAAGAAACATCCGCGGCTGGGGTTTAAAAAAGTTGGAAATTGATCTTCATTAAAATATTTTTTATTGAAAAGCCTTAAACCTCAAACCTCCTGCCTCTAACTTTTAACGCTTTGGACAATAACCGACTTGAGCCACCCTCTACCCTTTCAGATTGTATAGTTTTTTATAGACTTTAATTTATCCCTGCTCAATACCATATTCTCCGATTCTATCCAGAACGGACTCAATAGCCGCCCGAATAATTGCATCGTTAAATCGGTCTACAATTTTAACCGATTTCGCAACCAAATATTTGAGTTTTTTATTTTGAAACTGCTTTTCTATGTATCCCCATGTATAAACCTGAAAGGAAAAAGTTGAATCAAAACTTTCTGTGGTAGCGTCTTCACCCCCAACCTCCACATAAACCTCACTTTCAGCATACATAAGGATCCTCTGGCAAGGCATTGGGATAATTTAAATAATAGGAACAAACAATCTTTTTAAAACTCTTCATTTCACCATAAGAAAGAAAAAGTGGGCCAATCTCCTCTTAGCTCACCTGAAGTGGTCCCAAATTTAAAATAATTAATTTTGATGTCATTCCGGCTATTTCCGAGCAACGGGAAACGAGCCGCAATCCAGTACTTTTAAATTTCTGGATTCCCGCTTGCGCGGGAATATCACCTTGGATTTTTCTAGGAAAGGAAAAG contains:
- a CDS encoding aminotransferase class V-fold PLP-dependent enzyme, translating into MKKNILLNPGPVNTSPRVQQALLKGDMCHREEEIFHLLQTIRKNVLQAFAPDGGYGIVLIPGSGTAAMESAVSSCLSPGKKMLIVNNGVYGARILTMTKSYGFSTVEVQSSWLKPPDLSKIEKHLSEDPSIEVVAMVHHETTTGLINPITRLGELVHQYQRTFLVDSVSGLGGEEIDLKKSHIQFCGGTANKCIQGFPGLSFVLIQENQVDRVLSFPKRSLYLSLSTYLQNGRSHIPFTPPVQIAYAFSEALEELLEEGVIHRISRYKDASTLLREGFKNLNLDLLLPEGLRSNTITSLKFPKGMTYKTLHDQLREKGFIIYAGQGKLESEIFRVANMGHLTQNDFKHFLNALEETLKGRS
- a CDS encoding phosphocholine cytidylyltransferase family protein, encoding MRAIILAAGKGKRLVALTQHCPKSLIPVGGVPILSRFLGALEAVGIKDIVIVVGYLEEKMTQFIKDSHPHLNIQTTVNPDYLRGSILSLWAAREFFNDDLLIMDADVLFPKQFLSMLIQSPHPDLMLLDQSVQSHGEEQMLLIKNNRVIDCTKKVQGKGPEDFDLMGEGIGFLKISRSSSEKLKQIIKDFVKQGEVDMEYEDTFHSFFNEVDVKFLPVGGMPWTEIDFPEDIQKAEKSILPKLLKYEQEHPLWNT
- a CDS encoding CDP-alcohol phosphatidyltransferase family protein — its product is MEHLKSHQKIQTAVVYLPPFSLLDKNQAEDPWPSPDIKLLGLPLLKRSLLSLYKAGISRFFVLSKFPYPQTQTDIDKDIRLNGKVTWIVQGSPTLPEKSIPGHEPLLLVGLNVHFLWGLAKELCHWDCGTDTWIVTIPDRGASNSLIPSEILVLPREKFKEPPLLDLETLAHKIKDGRVKTFLAKPEHLCYPIESPSFLQIIEKELLNNLGSPLDGMVDTYLNRPASKILTRFFLKTPITPNQITLLSFIIGILAAIGFAMEGYFNSILGALLFQFSSTVDCSDGEVARLKFMESPFGKWLDITLDNIAHLLIFSAITWTAIRQNPDGGFLQWGLLSLIGISLSFISVILSIRLQDRTSSLNQTDQNGWAIFLMNKFIAMMANRDFSLIVLILALVNSLPWLLILVGAGSNLFGLFLLGLFLTARSQQNVCLKEKEIKKESPQT
- a CDS encoding flippase-like domain-containing protein — encoded protein: MAKHWNKIRLTLLTLGIIALILMIYQIGPGIIFNEIKSLGFALIIIFIPYLISYSFDTLGWRATLGENKNKLSFLNLFLSRCAGEAVNYITPFAFVGGEPVKAYILKRFHIPLVQGLASVVIAKTTLVISEIIFILMGLILAVFKIEGSGPLLSVSLLLLLGGIIAIGLFFLAQKRGLFMGTLSQLERFKIKFQILKTREEKIRSLDQAISNFYNHDQKGFYQSITFSLFGWFAGAFEIYALLYFLGIPIGISEAIIIEGIASIVKSAAFFIPGAIGAQEGGNLLIFAAFGLAASTGITFSLVRRIRELLLIGGGLLVLSKHEIKVSSQSPLSEKETSAAGV